The following proteins are co-located in the Streptomyces sp. NBC_00435 genome:
- a CDS encoding ABC transporter permease: MPATPSPPGRATGRLGPALGAAGAVLALWYLLARSGAVAPGLLPTPTETAAALVDSARSGILAADLGASLVRAGQGFALGALVGSALGFATGYLPGLSAAVTPVVSFLRPIPAIALVPLATAWFGIGETAKRLLIAYAVLLAVWLYVHDGVSRVPVSHLRAARSLGAPLHRRFTEVLLPAAAPALLAALRYGASVALLALVAAELGGADSGLAYRLQVDGQFLRVDRMFAGLLVLGLLGVAVDLVLAAIGRRFVHWSTS, from the coding sequence GTGCCCGCCACCCCCTCACCGCCCGGCCGGGCCACCGGCCGGCTCGGCCCGGCCCTGGGCGCGGCAGGCGCCGTGCTCGCGCTGTGGTACCTGCTCGCCCGGTCCGGCGCGGTGGCACCGGGGCTGCTGCCCACGCCCACCGAAACCGCGGCCGCGCTCGTGGACAGCGCCCGCAGCGGCATCCTGGCCGCCGATCTCGGCGCCAGCCTGGTCCGTGCCGGGCAGGGGTTCGCACTGGGCGCCCTCGTCGGCAGCGCGCTGGGATTCGCCACCGGCTACCTGCCGGGGCTGTCCGCCGCCGTCACCCCGGTGGTCTCCTTCCTGCGCCCGATCCCCGCCATAGCGCTCGTGCCCCTCGCGACCGCCTGGTTCGGCATCGGCGAGACCGCCAAGCGCCTGCTCATCGCCTACGCCGTACTGCTCGCCGTCTGGCTGTACGTCCACGACGGGGTCTCCCGGGTCCCGGTGTCCCACCTGCGGGCGGCCCGGTCGCTGGGGGCGCCACTGCACCGGCGGTTCACCGAAGTGCTGCTGCCGGCGGCCGCGCCCGCGCTGCTGGCCGCGCTGCGGTACGGGGCCTCGGTGGCCCTGCTCGCCCTGGTGGCGGCCGAACTGGGCGGCGCCGACAGCGGGTTGGCGTACCGGCTCCAGGTGGACGGGCAGTTCCTGCGGGTGGACCGGATGTTCGCGGGACTCCTCGTGCTCGGTCTGCTCGGAGTGGCCGTCGACCTCGTACTGGCCGCGATCGGCCGCCGGTTCGTGCATTGGAGCACCTCATGA
- a CDS encoding winged helix-turn-helix domain-containing protein produces MTTALPVPASAPAGVRRSPALRLQLVGDRPSGVPVDGIDGGRVGYLVFLPANVDPAALMRAHGVRPEPGPLDLGGLPAPGVDAPAAPAPAPTPVPSDDGIRVDRARRLVEVDGRELELTYLEFDLLAHLVAHPYTVHTRDALISDIWGYGHFGDGRTVDVHVARLRRKLGPAHRSRITTVRRVGYKYVPDHQ; encoded by the coding sequence GTGACCACCGCACTTCCCGTACCCGCATCCGCACCCGCCGGCGTTCGCCGTTCCCCGGCCCTCCGCCTCCAGCTCGTCGGTGACCGTCCGTCCGGTGTCCCCGTCGACGGGATCGACGGCGGCCGCGTCGGCTACCTGGTGTTCCTCCCGGCGAACGTCGACCCGGCGGCGCTGATGAGGGCGCACGGGGTGCGCCCGGAGCCCGGTCCCCTCGACCTGGGAGGGCTTCCGGCTCCCGGCGTGGATGCGCCCGCCGCCCCCGCCCCCGCCCCCACCCCCGTTCCGTCGGACGACGGCATCCGGGTGGACCGCGCACGCCGGCTGGTCGAGGTCGACGGACGCGAACTGGAGCTCACCTACCTGGAGTTCGACCTTCTGGCCCACCTCGTGGCCCACCCGTACACGGTGCACACGCGTGACGCCCTCATCTCGGACATCTGGGGGTACGGTCACTTCGGCGACGGCCGTACGGTCGACGTCCACGTGGCCAGGCTGCGCCGCAAGCTCGGCCCCGCGCACCGGTCCCGCATCACCACCGTGCGCCGCGTCGGCTACAAGTACGTACCCGACCACCAGTAG
- a CDS encoding putative leader peptide — MRTPQHAGRTLPLTSRRHIDLVRTSSAICQPA, encoded by the coding sequence GTGCGAACACCGCAGCACGCAGGCAGGACGCTGCCTCTGACCTCCCGTCGACACATCGACCTGGTTCGTACCTCCAGCGCCATCTGTCAGCCTGCCTGA
- a CDS encoding helix-turn-helix domain-containing protein yields the protein MSRPEPTPEAIEVGRVIRSCRKQHGVSMAVLATRSGLSQPFLSQLERGLATPSLSSIYRIAEALDVTPGTFLRPPARPGAVSHESDPQVIRVNEATGQTAQVLIPGGRSALMEAYEHHFEPGRGERGWFEHPGEDFLYVLEGEIVLELEGEEPLTLRAGQSAHHRGEVPHRCRLTGPVAARTLLVIASA from the coding sequence ATGTCTCGACCCGAACCCACGCCCGAGGCGATCGAGGTCGGACGGGTGATCCGGAGCTGCCGCAAACAGCACGGCGTCTCCATGGCTGTCCTCGCCACCCGCTCCGGCCTCTCACAGCCGTTCCTCAGCCAGCTCGAACGCGGCCTCGCCACCCCCAGCCTCAGCTCGATCTACCGGATCGCGGAAGCGCTGGACGTCACCCCGGGGACCTTCCTTCGGCCACCCGCGCGACCGGGTGCGGTCAGCCACGAGAGCGACCCGCAGGTGATCCGCGTGAACGAGGCCACGGGGCAGACCGCCCAGGTGCTCATCCCCGGCGGGCGCAGCGCGCTGATGGAGGCCTACGAGCACCACTTCGAGCCCGGCCGGGGCGAGCGCGGCTGGTTCGAGCACCCCGGCGAGGACTTCCTCTACGTCCTGGAGGGCGAGATCGTCCTGGAGCTCGAGGGCGAGGAACCACTGACCCTGCGCGCCGGGCAGAGCGCCCACCACCGGGGCGAAGTCCCGCACCGCTGCCGCCTGACGGGCCCGGTCGCCGCCCGCACCCTGCTGGTCATCGCGAGTGCCTGA
- a CDS encoding acyl-CoA dehydrogenase yields the protein MTATATTPGPADERRRALLRTARDVADDLAADAIARDQAGKPPTDETARLREAGLPAALTPPGPGRGAHWRTGCAVIREIAAADSSVGDLLARHYVHAWSGRFYASHEDATALEEESVRERWLWTGAVHAPSTDDGADGPDLTLRPRANGYVLNGRRTVDTAVAAADQIVVDAHCASTGDVLVVRIASGARGVTVEPAHDRLGQRVAGAGEVVLDRVAIAHGQVLGRRPHDEESTTPFTALAEPALRLALCHVGLGIAEGALTEARDLSRGGRAHLLPGEDPDLFLTYGELASAAQTATAVVGRATDVMGQALDTGAHLDAEGAAGVAALVATAETVTSKAALHISTRVLELADAPGLDRFWRNARVLTAHRPAAHRLRSIGEHYLNGSHRAVVAAFH from the coding sequence GTGACGGCCACGGCGACGACACCTGGCCCCGCCGACGAGCGGCGCCGCGCGCTCCTGCGTACCGCCCGCGACGTGGCGGACGACCTCGCCGCGGACGCCATCGCCCGCGATCAGGCCGGCAAGCCGCCGACCGACGAGACGGCCCGGCTGCGCGAGGCCGGCCTGCCCGCGGCCCTCACGCCGCCCGGGCCCGGGCGCGGGGCGCACTGGCGTACCGGATGCGCCGTCATCCGGGAGATCGCCGCGGCGGACAGTTCCGTCGGCGACCTGCTCGCCCGCCACTACGTGCACGCCTGGAGCGGACGCTTCTACGCGAGTCACGAGGACGCCACCGCCCTCGAGGAGGAGTCGGTGCGCGAGAGGTGGCTGTGGACCGGAGCGGTCCACGCGCCCTCCACCGACGACGGCGCCGACGGACCGGATCTGACGCTGAGGCCGCGCGCGAACGGCTACGTCCTGAACGGACGCCGGACCGTGGACACGGCGGTGGCCGCAGCCGACCAGATCGTGGTGGACGCCCACTGCGCCTCGACCGGTGACGTCCTGGTCGTACGGATTGCGTCCGGCGCCCGGGGGGTGACCGTCGAACCGGCCCACGACCGCCTCGGGCAGCGCGTCGCCGGCGCGGGCGAGGTCGTCCTGGACCGGGTCGCCATCGCACACGGGCAGGTACTGGGCCGCCGGCCGCACGACGAGGAGTCGACCACCCCCTTCACCGCGCTCGCGGAGCCCGCGCTCCGGCTCGCCCTGTGCCACGTCGGCCTCGGCATCGCCGAGGGCGCCCTGACCGAGGCCCGCGACCTCAGCAGGGGCGGCCGGGCGCACCTGCTGCCCGGCGAGGACCCGGACCTCTTCCTGACGTACGGGGAACTCGCCTCCGCCGCCCAGACGGCCACCGCCGTCGTCGGCCGGGCGACCGATGTGATGGGCCAGGCCCTGGACACGGGTGCGCACCTCGACGCGGAGGGAGCCGCCGGTGTCGCCGCCCTGGTCGCGACGGCCGAGACCGTGACGTCGAAGGCCGCCCTGCACATCAGCACCCGGGTGCTGGAACTCGCCGACGCCCCCGGTCTGGACCGGTTCTGGCGCAACGCCCGGGTCCTGACGGCCCACCGCCCGGCCGCGCACCGCCTGCGCTCCATCGGCGAGCACTACCTCAACGGCTCCCACCGCGCCGTGGTGGCGGCCTTCCACTGA
- a CDS encoding ABC transporter substrate-binding protein — translation MSAARPLTALRAIAVTAALPLLLTACGYGSDAKKDDAPAKENVAADAGKKLSASEVRIGYFPNLTHATALVGLQEGLIAKELNGTTIKPQSFNAGPSEIEALNGGSLDIGFIGPSPSINGYVKSKGSNLRIISGSASGGVKLVVNPDKIKTLDDLKGKKIATPQKGNTQDVAFLNWIGTKGWTVDPESGKGDVSVVRTDNKVTPDAFKQGSIDGAWVPEPTASKLVSDGGKVLLDETDLWPDKKFVITNIIVSQKFLKEHADVVEAVLRGTVKTNEWINANQDKAKASANAKLAAEGGKPLDAKVIDPAWTSILVTDDPLAGTLKTESDWAVKAKLIEQPDLAGIYDLTLLNKVLKAAGKPEVSDAGLGVK, via the coding sequence GTGTCTGCCGCAAGACCGCTCACCGCCCTGCGCGCCATCGCCGTCACCGCCGCCCTTCCCCTGCTGCTCACCGCCTGCGGCTACGGTTCCGACGCCAAGAAGGACGACGCTCCCGCGAAGGAGAACGTCGCCGCCGACGCCGGCAAGAAGCTGTCGGCCTCCGAGGTCCGCATCGGCTACTTCCCGAACCTGACGCACGCCACCGCGCTCGTCGGTCTCCAGGAAGGCCTGATCGCCAAGGAACTGAACGGCACCACGATCAAGCCGCAGTCCTTCAACGCCGGCCCGTCCGAGATCGAAGCCCTCAACGGCGGCTCTCTCGACATCGGCTTCATCGGCCCCTCCCCGTCGATCAACGGCTACGTCAAGTCCAAGGGCTCCAACCTGCGGATCATCTCCGGCTCCGCCTCCGGCGGCGTCAAGCTGGTCGTGAACCCGGACAAGATCAAGACCCTGGACGACCTCAAGGGCAAGAAGATCGCCACCCCGCAGAAGGGGAACACCCAGGACGTGGCGTTCCTCAACTGGATCGGCACCAAGGGCTGGACGGTCGACCCCGAGTCCGGCAAGGGCGACGTCTCCGTGGTCCGCACCGACAACAAGGTCACCCCGGACGCCTTCAAGCAGGGCTCCATCGACGGCGCCTGGGTCCCCGAGCCCACCGCCTCCAAGCTCGTCTCCGACGGCGGCAAGGTCCTCCTCGACGAGACCGACCTGTGGCCCGACAAGAAGTTCGTCATCACGAACATCATCGTGTCGCAGAAGTTCCTCAAGGAGCACGCGGACGTCGTCGAGGCGGTGCTGCGCGGCACCGTGAAGACCAACGAGTGGATCAACGCCAACCAGGACAAGGCCAAGGCCTCCGCCAACGCGAAGCTGGCCGCCGAGGGGGGCAAGCCGCTCGACGCGAAGGTCATCGACCCGGCCTGGACCAGCATCCTGGTCACCGACGACCCGCTGGCCGGCACCCTGAAGACCGAGTCCGACTGGGCGGTCAAGGCCAAGCTCATCGAGCAGCCCGACCTCGCCGGCATCTACGACCTGACGCTCCTGAACAAGGTGCTCAAGGCCGCCGGCAAGCCCGAGGTCTCCGACGCCGGTCTCGGCGTCAAGTAA
- a CDS encoding RrF2 family transcriptional regulator yields the protein MRISARADYAVRAALQLAASQDDGPLKAEAIADAQDIPHKFLEGILNDMRRGGLVLSQRGGNGGYRLARPARSISIADVIRVVDGPLVSVRGVRPPDLSYTGPAQSLLPLWIALRANVREILDGVSLADVASCELPATVSALAHAPDAWTNP from the coding sequence ATGCGGATCTCAGCCAGGGCGGACTACGCGGTACGTGCCGCACTGCAGCTTGCCGCGTCGCAGGACGACGGGCCCCTGAAGGCCGAAGCCATCGCCGACGCCCAGGACATCCCGCACAAGTTCCTCGAGGGCATCCTGAACGACATGCGCCGGGGCGGTCTCGTGCTCAGCCAGCGCGGCGGCAACGGCGGCTACCGGCTGGCCAGGCCCGCCCGGTCCATCAGCATCGCAGATGTCATCCGCGTCGTGGACGGACCGCTCGTCTCGGTGCGCGGGGTCCGCCCGCCGGACCTGTCCTACACCGGCCCCGCCCAGTCACTGCTGCCCCTGTGGATCGCCCTGCGGGCCAACGTGCGCGAGATCCTCGACGGCGTGTCGCTCGCCGACGTCGCGTCCTGCGAGCTGCCCGCCACCGTATCCGCGCTGGCCCATGCTCCTGACGCCTGGACCAATCCCTGA